GGAGTGAGGCGGCGATACCCACAATGGCAACCACGTCCGTCAGGCCAAGCGCGGCCGCGAGTCCGCTCACCTTTCGCCCAAAGGCCCACGCAAGCATGGCCCAGATGAACACCGCAACGATAGCCGCTAGCAGAACCAACGCGAAGGAAGACGTCTCGTAAAACGGCAGCCTGTGGAAAGCCCACGTTCCGATGTAGACTCGGGACGGTCGCCTTCCTTCCGAGGCCTTCGCCCATTCGTCGAAAGCCATCAGGTCGTCGCCAGCCGTGTCGCGGTATAGCCCGGGTCCCACCGGTGCCCATGTCGTTGGGGGAACACCATACCCGGCGGGAGGAGTGAGCGCCAGCGTTCCGTCGTTCTGAGCGGACAGGCGCAGTTCTGTCATCAAGGATATGACCTTGTCAGCCGTGGTCATCGGGCTTCGGGTCATGCGGTACACACCGGACAGGTTTCGGGGATCGCCTGCGGATCCGGCATCCCCACGGACATTCGGATCCCCGGTCAAACCCGCAGAACCTTCCTCCTTGGGCCTGGGAAAGAACGTATCGAATAGTCCCTTTATTAGCTCATCGTTGAGACGCGCGGCTCCTGCCCCATTGCCTGACACGAACAGCCCGAAATCTTCCTCGGGCGCGAGCAGAAGCTGAGTGGAGAACTGCCATATGTCCCCGCCGTGAAAAACCACCCGGCGACCGTTCCGCTGACCCATCAACCAGGCATACCCGATTCCCGGCACAGCGGGGTTGTTCGTGAACTGCTGGGACTGCATCGCGTCCACCTGTTCCGCGCCGAGCACGCGCACACTATCAAGCTCCCCGCCAGCCAGATTGGCCATGATGAACCTGGCCATGTCAGCGGCGGTAGTCATCAACATCCCAGCCGGAATCAGATTGATGTGCACATATGGCACCTTCACGTACTTGCCTCTGCGCCACTGGTAGCTCGACGAAAGCTGCTCCTGCATGGAGGGCGTCAGCTCGAAGCTACTGTGCACCATCCCCAGCAGAGCGAGGATATGCTCCTGAACATAATGGACAAACGGAGTTCCACTCGCGCATTCCACCACATACCCGGCAAGTGTCATCCCGTGGTTGCTGTACTGAGCCAGCTCTCCCGGAGGCCGCACACGCGGCGGAAGCTCAGCAGCGAGGTACTCTCCCAGCTCCGGATAGACGTCCGATCCAAACTCCGACATCCCTAGATTCCGTTCATCGAAGCCCGCAGTGTGAGTCAGAAGATGGCGCAACGTGATCCGCTCGCGGTAGGTGTCGGGGATCTCGAACCCCCTGATGTACGTGTTGACATCCTCGTCCAGGTCAACAACGCCCCTCCCCACAAGCTGCATTACGGCCATCCCGGTAAGAATCTTCGAGACGGAACCGGCGCGGAACACGGTCGTTTCGGGATCGACCCGGCGCGCGGTCTCGATGTCGGAGTATCCGAATCCGCGCATGGTCAGGATCTCCCCGTCCTTGACAGCAACGAAGGTGACGCCGGGGACGTGCAGACGGTCCATGGCGGATGGCATGAACTCATCGAGAAACCGGTCCACCGCCTCGCGCGTGAGGGCTGGGGCCGGCGTGGACTCCGGACTCGCAATCGCTACGGACGCACCCAGAGATAGCACAGCCACTAGCACAAAGGCGGCAACGAGTGAATACGGAGTCCTCCCCATATGTGAACCTCCCAGTGACAGGTTGATCGACAGTCATGCGGTTTTAGCATTCTCCCGGGACGCGGCCCGAGCACTCCAACTCGGTTTTTCCCGCGACTCCATGAACCTTCTCATCTTTTCAACTCCGGCGATACATGTCCTGCCTGCATAATAGGCCATGGCATCCAAATTCACCCGTGGCCCTGCCATCGCCAACACTGTTACGCATCCGAGCGGGCGGAGGCCGGATGGGAGCCTCCATATGGCTCCCAGGCCGACGCCCGCCCATGCTGGTATGGGCCGAAGGCAAACCCGCCCTCCTCAGCCCTCAGCCCTCGGTGACCGACTCGGCATGAACTTCGTCGGGTCAGTCCCAACTAATGGTTGACACCGCTTGGGATACATGCCAAGATATGGGTATCACCGATGCCCGCCGAAAGGAGGCCTTCCCATGCCAGCCTCGCCACTCCGGCACCCGTTTCCCCTTGGGCCCAGTCCCGGCCTGTCCGACGTCCGTCTTTGCGCAATCCCCTTTCCCACTCAAGACTCTGATCTCATCCCCGCGCCGTTCTGCGAAGGCCATGTTGAGGTGAGCCTCTCTGACATTCGCGACCTCTCAAAGCCCGAAGGGCAGGTCTGTCCCAGGTGCGAAAGCAGGGAGATCGTCAGGTACGGAAAGCCCCGGGGCATACAGAAGTACAAGTGCAAACGCTGCCGGACATACTTCACCGACCTCACCGGAATGGTCATGCACCGAACCCGGCTGCGGAGGAAGTGGCTCCAGTACCTCGCGCTGATGATGGAATGCCTCCCAGTGCGGGAGGCCGCAAGGCGCTTAGGCATCTCCAAGAACACCGCGTTCGCCTGGAGACACAAAGTCATCTCCAGGCTCGCCGAGGCTTGTGCTCGGACTACGCTCTCCGGCATCGTCGAGATGCACCAGATTCTCATGCTGAAGTGCCACAAGGGCTCCCCGGAGGAGGCCCGCCGTGCCCGCCCAATGGGCCACAAGCCGGAATCACGCCGGATGCCGGTTTTCAGCCCCCGCTCGGAGAGGGTCTATGTCCTCTTCGCCCTCGACCGGTTCGGAAACGTCGCAGCAGAGCTCGCGCCGGGCGAATCCCGGGTCGGGTTCGACGAGATCACGCGGGACCAGATCGCGCCCGGGGCTCGAATCTGTGTGAAGCGCGGAATCGGGCACTGGCCCCGTCCCGGAGCGCGGAGCCTGGGGCTGACGTGGACAACGTCGGCGCGGGCCAGGGGCTTCCGCGAAGACGCGGTGAGCGCCGACCCTATGCACCATCAGAGAAACGCAACACGCCTTGCGGTGCAGTTCCGCGACTGGTTGAGGAGGTTCCGGGGAGTGGCGACGAAGTACCTGCTCCGATACGTCGCTTGGTTCTGGGAAGTATCGGCCTCCGCCGGGCTTGTGGTGCCCCTTGCGGCAAGGAGGCTGCTCCTGGCCACCTTGGGCTGCGCAGGGATCTGCAGAAGCGCGGGGTCGCAGGGGTTCGTCAGCTCAAGTGGTCTCTAGCAGGGCGGAGCCTACGATGAGCCGTCGGAGCTCGTCAACCGCGAACTGGGACACGTGCTATTACTCGGCTACCCATAGGGGGACCTCACTGCAGACCCCCTCCCCGTCGCTCCCCCTCCCAGCGCCCCGGCCGCCAGAATCCCGAGACTCAAGATCAGGCCTGCCAGCGCGCGCCCGCGCGAGTATTCCCGGGTAGTATAGACCCGCCCCTCCCCCAGGGAAGGGAGGGGAACCGGGTCGACAGGTATGCCGTTTCTCAGAGCGAGGCCGCGCACGTCCAGAAGATGTATCACGGGAATCCCCGCCGCGGCAAACTCGAACACGAGCCCTCTCTCGGGGCCGGCCGCCAGGAGCGGCGGTCGCATGACCAGACCGTTTGGGAACTCGAGCGACGCGAGGGTGTTTCCATAGTTCGCGCTCGCACCCCCGACGTTCACGAAGCACATGATGGGCCG
This Bacillota bacterium DNA region includes the following protein-coding sequences:
- a CDS encoding serine hydrolase, with protein sequence MGRTPYSLVAAFVLVAVLSLGASVAIASPESTPAPALTREAVDRFLDEFMPSAMDRLHVPGVTFVAVKDGEILTMRGFGYSDIETARRVDPETTVFRAGSVSKILTGMAVMQLVGRGVVDLDEDVNTYIRGFEIPDTYRERITLRHLLTHTAGFDERNLGMSEFGSDVYPELGEYLAAELPPRVRPPGELAQYSNHGMTLAGYVVECASGTPFVHYVQEHILALLGMVHSSFELTPSMQEQLSSSYQWRRGKYVKVPYVHINLIPAGMLMTTAADMARFIMANLAGGELDSVRVLGAEQVDAMQSQQFTNNPAVPGIGYAWLMGQRNGRRVVFHGGDIWQFSTQLLLAPEEDFGLFVSGNGAGAARLNDELIKGLFDTFFPRPKEEGSAGLTGDPNVRGDAGSAGDPRNLSGVYRMTRSPMTTADKVISLMTELRLSAQNDGTLALTPPAGYGVPPTTWAPVGPGLYRDTAGDDLMAFDEWAKASEGRRPSRVYIGTWAFHRLPFYETSSFALVLLAAIVAVFIWAMLAWAFGRKVSGLAAALGLTDVVAIVGIAASLLTVPNWVLTTAVPCTTRAALVLPLVGIVLAVALAWQTIRRTADANKRRWGFAKRRARQGFASLFLPWLCVVAHMVFVWFLNLWNLLGWRF